In Hahella sp. HNIBRBA332, the genomic window TCACCAGCAAAGATGAGAACTTAAATAAGGCGCATATCAAGTACCTTGAATCCAGGCTTTGCGATATTGCCAAAACGGCTGGCCGATTTGATATTCAAAATGGCAATACGCCTACCCGCAGCGCCATTTCAGAGCCTGACCAAGCGGAGATGGAAGAGTTTATTGAGTATATAAAAATCCTTGTCAACACGATGGGGTTTAGGGTGTTTGAGCCTTTAGTGAAAGTTGATGACGCATCGGCGCATTCACCTGATGTTTTTTATGTGAAAGGCGCCAGAGGGGCTAGTGGTCGGGGGCGGCGTACGAGTGATGGATTTGTTGTGTTCGCCGGCTCTGAAGCGGCTACAAGTACTGTGCCGTCCTTTTCTAAAGGCTTCAACGCTCTTAGGGAAGAGCTTATGGAAGCTGGAGTACTCGGCATGTCGGGCGAAAAGTTACTTTTCAACGCAGACTATCTCTTTAGTAGTCCTTCTGCGGCGGCTGCCGTCATTATGGGGAGAAGCGCGAATGGACTTATCGAGTGGAAGGATGCGACAGGTAAGGACCTGAAGTCGGCGGAAGAGCAAGAAATATCCAGGGCGGAAAAGGCGAGATAGTCCCGAGCATTGCGATTGC contains:
- a CDS encoding GIY-YIG nuclease family protein; the encoded protein is MYAKKYGKTIKLFLMDADPEGRMVCEISNWTGKAYRIPRAKVKDCADRSDLKGTAVYILFGRADSSAAKPKAYVGETENAYERLVKHVSDKEFWNESVVFTSKDENLNKAHIKYLESRLCDIAKTAGRFDIQNGNTPTRSAISEPDQAEMEEFIEYIKILVNTMGFRVFEPLVKVDDASAHSPDVFYVKGARGASGRGRRTSDGFVVFAGSEAATSTVPSFSKGFNALREELMEAGVLGMSGEKLLFNADYLFSSPSAAAAVIMGRSANGLIEWKDATGKDLKSAEEQEISRAEKAR